The stretch of DNA GCCATGGGTGGATGCCAATCAGGGTTTGACATTCTACGAGACAAAAACGGTCGTTCACACTGTCACAGTTTACACCCCGACTGACGAGAAGAGTCCGTTGGATCCTCTATCGCCTCATCGTCCGGATTGCGTCACGTGCATAGAACCGACGCCTAGATTGGACGATAATGATGATCAGAGCATCGGGGTGCTCGTCGGGGAGGATCCAGGTCCAAGGTAATTGCaacgattaatttaaaaaaagatatctcatatctcatatttttaaattaaagaatcaaGAGTGTCAACGGGCGAAAAATATcaggataaataaataataagtatatgtttgtaaaaaattaatctagcGCAAATATTGCtttgttattgcaatattgACGTAGAtagtgtaaaaagaaaaatttacaggTATTGGTTATTGACGGTTCTTCGACCGGGTGAAACCGTACCGCCTAAAGTCGAACTTCGCTTGGCTCGCTTATATCGAACCGCGTTTTCCAGACAACAGCAACGACACCTCGGTCTGCTATCGATGGATCCGCGATCCCGAAGAGACGCGTTCTTACACGGCATTGTTGACCGAAaggtaaaatatatgtttaaaaaatgttactaaattttccaatatttttattattcttcatACGTATAGAACGTACCAGAACATTTTGGAACTTCATCCCAAGCGAAAGTTCCACAAAAAAAAGTTCCGGTAAATGCAACTAAACCTGCAACCATGGCACCAACCGAGTTAACCATCGGTACTATCGAGAGTTCTTCGACTCGCGCAGAAACCGAAACGAACGTTCCAAGTTTACAATTAACCGACGATAAATCGCACTTTCTGAACGTCTCGCAAGTCAAGGCTATGAAAATGATCGAAGTTCCTAAGTCGAAGAAGATGCTGTTTCCGATACTCGACACCGACACAACAGACAATCACGAGAAACCTGCGAAAGATGATTTCGCTTTGAAAAAGATCATAAAAACGCTGAAAGAAGATACAAAATCCTTGCCTTCAGTAGACGAGTCCACAACAATCGATTCAGTACATTTCACTTCCGATACGATTGACGAATCTACCAAACAATTACCGCGGAAATTGATGCCAATTTCTTCGGATTCGGATAATTCGAAATTGAATACAGACATTGGCAGTAATCGATCGAGTAACAACGAAAGTATGAGTGCGAGTGTGAGCTCGAAGTTGCGTTTGGCGGACGGCTCGATTGCGGGAGTCGTGAAGGTCAGAATGCAAAATACGAGCGTGATCGAGGGCGGCGCGACCAGATTGATTTACTCGGTTCACCTCGACGACAAGCCCGTTCCCGCTGAAACGGCCGCGAGAGACATGGCGCTTCTCTCGCCCCAGGAAGTCGCCCTGGAACTCGGCGCACCGGTGATCATTCAAAGCGAGCgtgagtaaaaaataattttgttaaaaaaatttttctaaaatgtaaatcaataaatacatgaaaaaaattatcttacattcgTAGCTTATCTAAAGGAGAGCCGACCTTTAGCGCTGTCGAGGAAGAGGGATGCCTGGCTGCTGATCGGTGCAGCCAGCGCGGGTGTCGTTCTACTAATTCTGATTCTTATTGGATTGATTTTGACCGCCAAACGGAAAAGAGCACATAGCGCTGTCGCTGCACCGCCGAACAGAAGCATTCTTAAAAAGGAGCGTGAATACGCGACCGCGACGCCTGGTCTCGATAACGCTGCATTCTCAACGTCGGAAACTGAAATTAAGGTATGCAATATGATTTGCACTTTTCAACTTTTAAGGTCATTTCAATTATCTTGGCATCAAGTCTGTCAGTTCTTATACGAAACAGTATTAATTATTGGATTATATTTCCGTTATACGCAGAGCAATTAAATGatcaaacttatattttttgggTTGTATATCGTGAAACAAGAGCGTCCCATCAAATGTAAGGATACTTCACTATCCTTTAAATTTCATTGCGTGCTAAAGATTACAAGATACTGTAGAGAAATAAGCCAATTAAAGTGGCACGCGAACGATCAACAAACTACGCCGGGAATTACGAGGGAACACAATTCGGTTTCTCGATGTCAGGACGATATCGATTCCAACAAAATATTACTCCCACTCCGTCGGACAAATTGTTACGCTTCGGATTATGTATCTTCGCTTCTTATGCGACTCTCCCTTGTTCGCAGACCGACGGTACCAGTCAGCGACAAACTCCACGAACTTTATCCAGAACTCCAATCACACCCGACACGCCCAACAGTCTGGAATTAGGAATTCATGAAGTTTCCAGTGACAACGACGACGAACCGAAGAAGACTCGCGGATCGACCCCTTGGAGCATTCAAGAACATCCAACTAAAAAGACCAGGTAATCAAGAAGTTGGCAATTGCTTTCTAAAATCAGAgacgaataattattaacatgcTAAGTCACATAATAGAGGGAAAAAGctaataatgaataatgtgttaaattaattttaatttatagtaaataaagaatagaatatatacgacgacaaaattataatagctgaaaattttataataataaaattattgtacgaAAACACAGAGTATTGTATGGGAGAATGACGAGAACGAATGCGATGGACGAACCCAGGACACCGGACTCGTTGGACACGGTAGCCGATCGTGTAGAAATGCTGGAATCTTTGGAAAATGGTTACGTGAAACGGGAAGAATCCACCGCTTCGCCGCGATCCTACTTGTCGATGCCATCGTGCAAGCAATTTCCCAGCATGCGGAGCGTGGAACCGCTGTCAAGAGTGCTGGAACCTGTCATGGtaatttgcgaaatatttcaaGTTATTCTAAATaactaacaaataaaataatgaataactaataaataaaaaataaataaataaaataattaataaatcggcaattttatattgtactgATGATAAGATGCTTTCTTTAGGTCAGACACTTGGACATCGATTCTCCAGAATTAGTGCGCCATGATCGAGCTGACAGTATCGATGATACATTCCTCGCAAGAACGTCAAGTGCCTCGAAGGATCCTGGAGCTATAGGACCTATAGTTTGGAATCTTAACAAGCAGATGTTCTATACAGAAGGTAAACTTGTCACtgtgtcaattttatatttaatatttctggcaattatttaaaattgctcTATCGGCGAcgcacaaatttttttcagcatCGATTacgaacaaataaataataatcttgcataaataattgtaatttatttatgtaaaatcgCTTCAATTTATTCGTTCGCAATCAGCTACTGCAGAATGTAAGAAATCCATTTCTTCACACAATCTCTCGAAAGACTCAACTTGTCTAAAGGTAACGGTACGTCCGAAACGGATGTCGATGGAGTGTACCATCTACCATCAGGACCCGTCGGCCGCGCGCGGCGGAGACTCCACGAGCTCCTCGAGGACTCATTCAGCCTCTTCGGAAGCAGAGACGTCAGGTTCAAAGAGCCACAACCATCGCAAACGTCGCAGGCACCGACTGCCGTTGCACGCACAGCGGATACACTCGCGGTACTTTCGGAGACCAGAGGCAAATCCGCGCACGTCAGGTACAtatccttcttcttcttcttcttcttcttttaacAGGTAATTAGTCATCCAAATTCGATCGTTAAGTCACTGCAAATAATTAACACAAATATGCACATTTCTCTGTTTCTTTTAGAaccataaaatataaatgtttgaagtataacaagattttacaaaacattcgcgacacatatatattttattagtatacGTTATTAAGTAAAGATTAATTAAGTGATGCAAATGACCGTCTAGTCCAGTAGCAACGCCGACGATGGAAATGAAGAGTCGACCGCGTACATCGTTACCACGTAAAGGTTTAGATGAAGACATTCCGGAGACAGGTCAGAGTGGACCAATTCCTCCTCGCGGTGCCTGGGGCTCAAGACCACTCAGCGCAGGTCCGTTCCACAGACCGAACTTACCGGAAGTGGAGACTAGACGTATATTGGCGGACAGCAGGCTTCCTCCGGACGATCCTGCGGTACCCTTGATCGCGTCGATCAAAAAGGAACTTGAAAAGTTCTCGCCCCAGTAGAACGTACAAGTGCAATAGAATGCGATATTAGTTTAGTGCACTCGTGAAGTGATATATCGATCTTAAATTAAAGAACGGTGTAAATATCCGATTTAATCTTTtccacaaaattttataactcaaGGTCGAAGTTCTTCTCTATATCTCtattataagatttaaaaataatgaaacattttacaaatgtatcaCGAAAACAAgcatatattagaaaaaacaaaaatagatcGCGCCGTAGTTGTCTCATCATAAATCGAAATTGTGCCACCGAATTCaacgtattaattataatcgtcGCTGTATATATCATTACCTCTTATTGAGTACGTAGAATGCATTCACAGACTTCATACGATCACATACAGAAATTTTGACTGACTAATTTACGAAAGGTATTAAGATAAATTCTCGCATGACTGATCCGTCCAacgtagaaatatatatatatctctctctctctataacaaagtgaaaaatatacaataaactTACATAATATAACCTGaagtaacaaatttattaaacctattttataaaacaagaatGTGACAACAAAAAAGAACAAGAGCCGCTTCTTCAGGCGACTTTCACCACCTCTACAAAACGATCGTTATTGCAAAAGTCCTTGTACGTGTGCTCGTGATGGAGCTTCAAGTCTGAATacttttttgtgaaaaattgtatgtattcGGGATGAGTGGGATCAACTTCCAAGAAGAGATGTCCGCCAGGTTTCAATGCTTTGGCAGCGTATTTTAAGAGCGGCTTGATCACTTTCAGTCCATCGTCGCCGCCGTCCAACGCCCTGAGATCCTCGTAACTAcgtaagtaaataaattattaattacttatatatatataactattgaGATTTGCGGTAACACTTTgcacattacatttttatctcaGGCTGCAGCTTCGGTATCTGCTTCGTTGGAACGTACGGCGGGTTACTGACCACAAAGTCAAACAATCTTGAATTTAAATCAACATTACTGGCACTATTGAAGCTATTCAAAACTTCAATACTTGCGTCTGAGTTTAAGGTCGCGTGCATCACTGTGATTTGATCTATCAAGTTTAATTCGCTCCGATTCATCATCGTCAAGTCGCAAGCATGCGGACTCGCATCGATTGCTGTgcattttatctaaaaaaatttatttgagtaTTATTTCTTACCTAGTCCGTTTAATCTGTAATGCAGCGATAACATTACTGACATACTTTTTTACAAGCATGAGCAAGGGCCAGTGATATAGCGCCTGAACCACAGCCAATTTCCAGAATTTCGCAAGTCTCGGCTTGCGATGAGCTCAGTCTTTTCAACACAAAGTCAACCAGTATTTCAGTCTCCGGACGAGGGATAAAAATCGGTGGTACAAGTTTCAATGTAATATCTCGGAAATCCCATTCAccaataatatattgaactGGCATTCTGCAAGGACTTGGCATTTGTAAGAGCGCGCGAAGAATTTCGCGCAGTAGAGTCCAGTTCGATAAATCATAAAGGACTCCTTCAAGAGCCTCTTACCTCGATAACCGACATTCGCACAAAGACTCTAATTTCTCAATCTGGCTCGCATTGAGTCGGTCACTTCTGATATTTATGATATCTATTATCTGCAAATAATAAGAGAGAATTTTAGCAAATAGAGCGATTTTTTAGTTTTCAAgcttaatgataaattttcagatcAGAGAACACAACttcaacattatttttatataatataaaaagcgcACTGTCTCATAATCTattctctatattttttattttgatatatttaaagtagtcaatgaataaaaaatgacagTTATAAAACTGGCGGCAAACAATTACTCcaataattatgcaatgttttgaaaaagttcgacgcatataaatttaattgtcaaCAACATCGTTAATTATCAGTGAGATTATTATCAGTATATCAGAATAGCAATATCGCAATACCTTTTTGGTGCCGATAACGTGCGCCACTATGTGCTCTATCGACTCTACCGGCTCCGGTATGCCCTCGTTCTCGAATCGACGACTCCATTGATCAATAACGTCGCCGATCGTGCATTCACGTGCGTCCGAAGCGAGCGAGCGTGGCAACGAATGTCTCAACGAGACACTGTTGAGACTGTTACTCGCTAAATATCGCAAACAGGTGGATACAGTAGAATTTTTGAAGATAGCACGCGTTATGAGGATACTCCGACACCACATGATGCTTCATTAGTTACTGTGGAAGCTGCGAGATGTAAATTTAACCTATTAATGATTCTCCGCTATCAATTGAAGCACGAGACAGACTCGCcgaaaaatatacgtatactTGAACTTCTGCTACGTATAGAAGCTGCTGCCAACTAGTGAATGAGAATCGCTTGAATCAGTTTATCGACAATGTAAACATAAAAACATATCATacgaaaaaagtaatataatcatttaaaataaaagcaaaaataaagtaaGCTCGAAACACCTgtggaatataataaaattattaattattttttatatatttaaatatagaataatttaaaaaaaataatattattattaaaatagctCCATGGTTTCTgccaaaattatattataaatgtaatatcttatttttgcgTGCTATAATTCATCGCTTGATTATTAtccttatataataattgtcaagccttttatataactgaaatgatatatactctcattatttcagtcattatcatataaaatacaaaataaagataattatttatttaatatacatatgtgtgtgtatatatatatatatatatatatatatatatatatattaattgattaattagttattttgtatttactacataaaaataaaaataagaaaagtatatgacatttttcttcagtgatatacatagtattatatgtatatttttcatttattattttgtcatatttagttcatatttacttgatacttttgtatacgcctatgtcaAACATGTCCAAACGCCGGTTCCGGAGCCAAAGTGGAGAGCGAGAATTTCCCCCTCTCCAGATGCTCGCCGCTCGACTGTCAGCGCGAGGTGCAGTGCGGGGAAAAGAGCCGCCGATCCCTACTATCGAAGTCTCGTGTTCCTCCCTTGCACCTCACTAACAAGTGAAAAGCCTGATCGAACAGTGAAGGAGTATAGAGTAACCCGAAACTGTTCTTACGACCTTTGTATTAAACTGGATGATCTGTTTATAAACATAACTATTTCTTTGCACGGTAGTCGGAGCGTATGTCGTGACTAGTGTGGGGAGCGCTGAGAGGGATATGATATCTCGCACGACGTCGGAGAAAGGGAAGGCTCCTAGTGTTACTCCCCAGGCGTTGGACATGTCTGGCCTATgtcttctcggacattatattgtagccttgcgacgaaatttcaatcgaggaaacaagcgcaaacATCGTTTGTTTACTAACAAAACAATCCGATCACATGTATGTACACCTGTAGCGGGATTCTGTAACTTTAACGATGTCGTTATGGTATCGTTGCGCAGGTTTTTTGTATCATGTAATAGCTGCGCAACGATACCATAACGACATCGTTAACATTACAGAATCCCGTTACTGGTCACACTAATGCCTTAACACATGAACTTGTACAGGTGTCAAGGCAtatcgagtcggcgtgttccgactctacatatttttacatcataaCTAGTTATAAACGTAGCGGCAATGCTGTTTTGGCTGTTTCAAAGCAACTAGAACAATTGACAAGtaaaggttaatatttataatatttatatttatatcaatatttattgatggtttaatatttataatatttatatttatataaatatttattgttggtGGAAAACGAGCAATATGTATActaaatgataaagaaaaatgtaattatttatcaaaataataggaaCTTAGAATAATAGGAACTGTAGATATTCGAAAAACGGATACGTCAAACTATGAACtgtcaattatattttcccGCTCTGAGACAGCGTTGCCGTTTTTTGAATATCTACAGTTATAATGCACGAATATTGAAAGATGAAGCACGCATGTCCGGTATGCTTGACATGTCCGACGAGACGCATGTAACTTCATGTGAGAAGGCATTTCTGTCCCCGTgtgtacacagaccacacgtcagtgtagtgagttaccacaaacaaatgcgtacacacggacctacacGGCATAGGTCAGtgccaagatctatagagagaaggttacctcatgcgcaaagagggacgagcggcaaaaggggcaaatgcagagagaggcgagcggcaagaggggcaatggtgatctcatcggcaaacagaagctatctcagacagctactgtttgtcgatgagatcatcatgctctccccttccttcatcgcccctcgccatcaagctgtttctagctccccccttccttcatcgctcTTCGCcaacaagctgtttctagctccccccttacttcatcgtccctcaaCCTCGCCCTCAACCGGTTTTACTGAGGttaccttctctctatagatcttgggtgacccaagaaaaaaaaaaaaaaaaaaacactattaattttttaaaacttttacatatatttttgagaGCAGCTTTTGGAGGGAGTCATATACCACCTTCTTTCACTCGGTATTATACTTCAGTGAGAGAGCATTAGGACCCCAACTTGGGTCAGTGCTCTCAGATG from Linepithema humile isolate Giens D197 chromosome 2, Lhum_UNIL_v1.0, whole genome shotgun sequence encodes:
- the LOC105668900 gene encoding uncharacterized protein isoform X2, producing the protein MLLCGILRAALSTSFGTVVQIAIFFLQNSNISRVLASMPPGAEDEIILIEHLPGRRVHLQDFFWTGLEDAPPWVDANQGLTFYETKTVVHTVTVYTPTDEKSPLDPLSPHRPDCVTCIEPTPRLDDNDDQSIGVLVGEDPGPRYWLLTVLRPGETVPPKVELRLARLYRTAFSRQQQRHLGLLSMDPRSRRDAFLHGIVDRKNVPEHFGTSSQAKVPQKKVPVNATKPATMAPTELTIGTIESSSTRAETETNVPSLQLTDDKSHFLNVSQVKAMKMIEVPKSKKMLFPILDTDTTDNHEKPAKDDFALKKIIKTLKEDTKSLPSVDESTTIDSVHFTSDTIDESTKQLPRKLMPISSDSDNSKLNTDIGSNRSSNNESMSASVSSKLRLADGSIAGVVKVRMQNTSVIEGGATRLIYSVHLDDKPVPAETAARDMALLSPQEVALELGAPVIIQSEPYLKESRPLALSRKRDAWLLIGAASAGVVLLILILIGLILTAKRKRAHSAVAAPPNRSILKKEREYATATPGLDNAAFSTSETEIKTDGTSQRQTPRTLSRTPITPDTPNSLELGIHEVSSDNDDEPKKTRGSTPWSIQEHPTKKTRVLYGRMTRTNAMDEPRTPDSLDTVADRVEMLESLENGYVKREESTASPRSYLSMPSCKQFPSMRSVEPLSRVLEPVMVRHLDIDSPELVRHDRADSIDDTFLARTSSASKDPGAIGPIVWNLNKQMFYTEDSTCLKVTVRPKRMSMECTIYHQDPSAARGGDSTSSSRTHSASSEAETSGSKSHNHRKRRRHRLPLHAQRIHSRYFRRPEANPRTSGTYPSSSSSSSFNSPVATPTMEMKSRPRTSLPRKGLDEDIPETGQSGPIPPRGAWGSRPLSAGPFHRPNLPEVETRRILADSRLPPDDPAVPLIASIKKELEKFSPQ
- the LOC105668900 gene encoding uncharacterized protein isoform X5; its protein translation is MYITTLFDKIAYFCNFNIAYFPLINACCIFITFQVENNKIYFCLCTEDEIILIEHLPGRRVHLQDFFWTGLEDAPPWVDANQGLTFYETKTVVHTVTVYTPTDEKSPLDPLSPHRPDCVTCIEPTPRLDDNDDQSIGVLVGEDPGPRYWLLTVLRPGETVPPKVELRLARLYRTAFSRQQQRHLGLLSMDPRSRRDAFLHGIVDRKNVPEHFGTSSQAKVPQKKVPVNATKPATMAPTELTIGTIESSSTRAETETNVPSLQLTDDKSHFLNVSQVKAMKMIEVPKSKKMLFPILDTDTTDNHEKPAKDDFALKKIIKTLKEDTKSLPSVDESTTIDSVHFTSDTIDESTKQLPRKLMPISSDSDNSKLNTDIGSNRSSNNESMSASVSSKLRLADGSIAGVVKVRMQNTSVIEGGATRLIYSVHLDDKPVPAETAARDMALLSPQEVALELGAPVIIQSEPYLKESRPLALSRKRDAWLLIGAASAGVVLLILILIGLILTAKRKRAHSAVAAPPNRSILKKEREYATATPGLDNAAFSTSETEIKTDGTSQRQTPRTLSRTPITPDTPNSLELGIHEVSSDNDDEPKKTRGSTPWSIQEHPTKKTRVLYGRMTRTNAMDEPRTPDSLDTVADRVEMLESLENGYVKREESTASPRSYLSMPSCKQFPSMRSVEPLSRVLEPVMVRHLDIDSPELVRHDRADSIDDTFLARTSSASKDPGAIGPIVWNLNKQMFYTEDSTCLKVTVRPKRMSMECTIYHQDPSAARGGDSTSSSRTHSASSEAETSGSKSHNHRKRRRHRLPLHAQRIHSRYFRRPEANPRTSGTYPSSSSSSSFNR
- the LOC105668900 gene encoding uncharacterized protein isoform X7, translated to MYITTLFDKIAYFCNFNIAYFPLINACCIFITFQVENNKIYFCLCTEDEIILIEHLPGRRVHLQDFFWTGLEDAPPWVDANQGLTFYETKTVVHTVTVYTPTDEKSPLDPLSPHRPDCVTCIEPTPRLDDNDDQSIGVLVGEDPGPRYWLLTVLRPGETVPPKVELRLARLYRTAFSRQQQRHLGLLSMDPRSRRDAFLHGIVDRKNVPEHFGTSSQAKVPQKKVPVNATKPATMAPTELTIGTIESSSTRAETETNVPSLQLTDDKSHFLNVSQVKAMKMIEVPKSKKMLFPILDTDTTDNHEKPAKDDFALKKIIKTLKEDTKSLPSVDESTTIDSVHFTSDTIDESTKQLPRKLMPISSDSDNSKLNTDIGSNRSSNNESMSASVSSKLRLADGSIAGVVKVRMQNTSVIEGGATRLIYSVHLDDKPVPAETAARDMALLSPQEVALELGAPVIIQSEPYLKESRPLALSRKRDAWLLIGAASAGVVLLILILIGLILTAKRKRAHSAVAAPPNRSILKKEREYATATPGLDNAAFSTSETEIKTDGTSQRQTPRTLSRTPITPDTPNSLELGIHEVSSDNDDEPKKTRGSTPWSIQEHPTKKTRVLYGRMTRTNAMDEPRTPDSLDTVADRVEMLESLENGYVKREESTASPRSYLSMPSCKQFPSMRSVEPLSRVLEPVMVRHLDIDSPELVRHDRADSIDDTFLARTSSASKDPGAIGPIVWNLNKQMFYTEDSTCLKVTVRPKRMSMECTIYHQDPSAARGGDSTSSSRTHSASSEAETSGSKSHNHRKRRRHRLPLHAQRIHSRYFRRPEANPRTSVQ
- the LOC105668900 gene encoding uncharacterized protein isoform X3 — its product is MYITTLFDKIAYFCNFNIAYFPLINACCIFITFQVENNKIYFCLCTEDEIILIEHLPGRRVHLQDFFWTGLEDAPPWVDANQGLTFYETKTVVHTVTVYTPTDEKSPLDPLSPHRPDCVTCIEPTPRLDDNDDQSIGVLVGEDPGPRYWLLTVLRPGETVPPKVELRLARLYRTAFSRQQQRHLGLLSMDPRSRRDAFLHGIVDRKNVPEHFGTSSQAKVPQKKVPVNATKPATMAPTELTIGTIESSSTRAETETNVPSLQLTDDKSHFLNVSQVKAMKMIEVPKSKKMLFPILDTDTTDNHEKPAKDDFALKKIIKTLKEDTKSLPSVDESTTIDSVHFTSDTIDESTKQLPRKLMPISSDSDNSKLNTDIGSNRSSNNESMSASVSSKLRLADGSIAGVVKVRMQNTSVIEGGATRLIYSVHLDDKPVPAETAARDMALLSPQEVALELGAPVIIQSEPYLKESRPLALSRKRDAWLLIGAASAGVVLLILILIGLILTAKRKRAHSAVAAPPNRSILKKEREYATATPGLDNAAFSTSETEIKTDGTSQRQTPRTLSRTPITPDTPNSLELGIHEVSSDNDDEPKKTRGSTPWSIQEHPTKKTRVLYGRMTRTNAMDEPRTPDSLDTVADRVEMLESLENGYVKREESTASPRSYLSMPSCKQFPSMRSVEPLSRVLEPVMVRHLDIDSPELVRHDRADSIDDTFLARTSSASKDPGAIGPIVWNLNKQMFYTEGNGTSETDVDGVYHLPSGPVGRARRRLHELLEDSFSLFGSRDVRFKEPQPSQTSQAPTAVARTADTLAVLSETRGKSAHVSPVATPTMEMKSRPRTSLPRKGLDEDIPETGQSGPIPPRGAWGSRPLSAGPFHRPNLPEVETRRILADSRLPPDDPAVPLIASIKKELEKFSPQ
- the LOC105668900 gene encoding uncharacterized protein isoform X1: MYITTLFDKIAYFCNFNIAYFPLINACCIFITFQVENNKIYFCLCTEDEIILIEHLPGRRVHLQDFFWTGLEDAPPWVDANQGLTFYETKTVVHTVTVYTPTDEKSPLDPLSPHRPDCVTCIEPTPRLDDNDDQSIGVLVGEDPGPRYWLLTVLRPGETVPPKVELRLARLYRTAFSRQQQRHLGLLSMDPRSRRDAFLHGIVDRKNVPEHFGTSSQAKVPQKKVPVNATKPATMAPTELTIGTIESSSTRAETETNVPSLQLTDDKSHFLNVSQVKAMKMIEVPKSKKMLFPILDTDTTDNHEKPAKDDFALKKIIKTLKEDTKSLPSVDESTTIDSVHFTSDTIDESTKQLPRKLMPISSDSDNSKLNTDIGSNRSSNNESMSASVSSKLRLADGSIAGVVKVRMQNTSVIEGGATRLIYSVHLDDKPVPAETAARDMALLSPQEVALELGAPVIIQSEPYLKESRPLALSRKRDAWLLIGAASAGVVLLILILIGLILTAKRKRAHSAVAAPPNRSILKKEREYATATPGLDNAAFSTSETEIKTDGTSQRQTPRTLSRTPITPDTPNSLELGIHEVSSDNDDEPKKTRGSTPWSIQEHPTKKTRVLYGRMTRTNAMDEPRTPDSLDTVADRVEMLESLENGYVKREESTASPRSYLSMPSCKQFPSMRSVEPLSRVLEPVMVRHLDIDSPELVRHDRADSIDDTFLARTSSASKDPGAIGPIVWNLNKQMFYTEDSTCLKVTVRPKRMSMECTIYHQDPSAARGGDSTSSSRTHSASSEAETSGSKSHNHRKRRRHRLPLHAQRIHSRYFRRPEANPRTSGTYPSSSSSSSFNSPVATPTMEMKSRPRTSLPRKGLDEDIPETGQSGPIPPRGAWGSRPLSAGPFHRPNLPEVETRRILADSRLPPDDPAVPLIASIKKELEKFSPQ
- the LOC105668900 gene encoding uncharacterized protein isoform X4, with product MLLCGILRAALSTSFGTVVQIAIFFLQNSNISRVLASMPPGAEDEIILIEHLPGRRVHLQDFFWTGLEDAPPWVDANQGLTFYETKTVVHTVTVYTPTDEKSPLDPLSPHRPDCVTCIEPTPRLDDNDDQSIGVLVGEDPGPRYWLLTVLRPGETVPPKVELRLARLYRTAFSRQQQRHLGLLSMDPRSRRDAFLHGIVDRKNVPEHFGTSSQAKVPQKKVPVNATKPATMAPTELTIGTIESSSTRAETETNVPSLQLTDDKSHFLNVSQVKAMKMIEVPKSKKMLFPILDTDTTDNHEKPAKDDFALKKIIKTLKEDTKSLPSVDESTTIDSVHFTSDTIDESTKQLPRKLMPISSDSDNSKLNTDIGSNRSSNNESMSASVSSKLRLADGSIAGVVKVRMQNTSVIEGGATRLIYSVHLDDKPVPAETAARDMALLSPQEVALELGAPVIIQSEPYLKESRPLALSRKRDAWLLIGAASAGVVLLILILIGLILTAKRKRAHSAVAAPPNRSILKKEREYATATPGLDNAAFSTSETEIKTDGTSQRQTPRTLSRTPITPDTPNSLELGIHEVSSDNDDEPKKTRGSTPWSIQEHPTKKTRVLYGRMTRTNAMDEPRTPDSLDTVADRVEMLESLENGYVKREESTASPRSYLSMPSCKQFPSMRSVEPLSRVLEPVMVRHLDIDSPELVRHDRADSIDDTFLARTSSASKDPGAIGPIVWNLNKQMFYTEGNGTSETDVDGVYHLPSGPVGRARRRLHELLEDSFSLFGSRDVRFKEPQPSQTSQAPTAVARTADTLAVLSETRGKSAHVSPVATPTMEMKSRPRTSLPRKGLDEDIPETGQSGPIPPRGAWGSRPLSAGPFHRPNLPEVETRRILADSRLPPDDPAVPLIASIKKELEKFSPQ
- the LOC105668900 gene encoding uncharacterized protein isoform X6; translated protein: MYITTLFDKIAYFCNFNIAYFPLINACCIFITFQVENNKIYFCLCTEDEIILIEHLPGRRVHLQDFFWTGLEDAPPWVDANQGLTFYETKTVVHTVTVYTPTDEKSPLDPLSPHRPDCVTCIEPTPRLDDNDDQSIGVLVGEDPGPRYWLLTVLRPGETVPPKVELRLARLYRTAFSRQQQRHLGLLSMDPRSRRDAFLHGIVDRKNVPEHFGTSSQAKVPQKKVPVNATKPATMAPTELTIGTIESSSTRAETETNVPSLQLTDDKSHFLNVSQVKAMKMIEVPKSKKMLFPILDTDTTDNHEKPAKDDFALKKIIKTLKEDTKSLPSVDESTTIDSVHFTSDTIDESTKQLPRKLMPISSDSDNSKLNTDIGSNRSSNNESMSASVSSKLRLADGSIAGVVKVRMQNTSVIEGGATRLIYSVHLDDKPVPAETAARDMALLSPQEVALELGAPVIIQSEPYLKESRPLALSRKRDAWLLIGAASAGVVLLILILIGLILTAKRKRAHSAVAAPPNRSILKKEREYATATPGLDNAAFSTSETEIKTDGTSQRQTPRTLSRTPITPDTPNSLELGIHEVSSDNDDEPKKTRGSTPWSIQEHPTKKTRVLYGRMTRTNAMDEPRTPDSLDTVADRVEMLESLENGYVKREESTASPRSYLSMPSCKQFPSMRSVEPLSRVLEPVMVRHLDIDSPELVRHDRADSIDDTFLARTSSASKDPGAIGPIVWNLNKQMFYTEGNGTSETDVDGVYHLPSGPVGRARRRLHELLEDSFSLFGSRDVRFKEPQPSQTSQAPTAVARTADTLAVLSETRGKSAHVRYISFFFFFFFF